Genomic window (Candidatus Thermoplasmatota archaeon):
TACACCACATGAGATACTGCGGAATAAACGGATATGTCGGAAACGCGCACCCGGGGAACGACCGTTCAGCGTGATCAAACGAGTGTTCCATGGTGATCGGACACAAGTAAAAATCTTAGGGCGGGTACGAGTAAAAGAGATGTTCAAATGTTTCGCCTATGATCTTTATCAACTGGTCACCTTGGAGCGTAAGCGGTTAGCGGTAGCTAGGTAAACAAACAGAAAAACAAGGGAAAAAGGATGAAAATCAAGGAAAAAACACTAGGAAAAACCATGAAAAACGCATAACTCATGGCCATGAACGAGGTAGAAACAGAAAAATTAAAATCAAAGTGGGTTATTCAAAGCTCTCAATAAACTAAATTACTAAAAATCAAAATTTTTTTATATGTACTTTGTAAGAAATGATGTTTGTATATCACACACTCACCACCATCACATTAATTCTATCTTTGTTGATAAAATAGTCTAAATATTTTGTTTGAAACTCTTCGAACAAAAAAAAACTTATAAGCGGTTAAAAATCTGAATGAATACTTTTTGTTTTGAATCTTTTTTATCAACCAAGATTCTCCCATCCTTTTTAT
Coding sequences:
- a CDS encoding IS5/IS1182 family transposase; translation: TPHEILRNKRICRKRAPGERPFSVIKRVFHGDRTQVKILGRVRVKEMFKCFAYDLYQLVTLERKRLAVAR